One window of Streptomyces sp. SUK 48 genomic DNA carries:
- a CDS encoding Shedu anti-phage system protein SduA domain-containing protein yields MENEEENLNVWHVPGDESSGKFGSVGIELKKGPRAYKAAYLARYGDSVTGEVKKQELRFRTYSSSPWGQGYDFDDASSSWYCENGEILRLTAFLNEHFTEPGSYRVIKDGSVTGSILSILEATGIDAAELGRALAERGDVSAVISGLASTPAGLAATEAAVIAQRRQVVAHLKRLAETPGTNETQMQSSIGGNYWLFGGKYTGMANRRDMTYLDQHDIPLICSDGSLHIVELKGPNIPRLVKRHRNHWIVGNDVHEAVGQAQNYLRALDEQGLNLQATYENELGVRYDMRRAKATVLIGHPDHVNAPLATRRSIDQAIRTYNSHLTRVEVLTYADLLESAERALTFEEGIAEDRLSVEDSGLAEESDVFDFDESPPF; encoded by the coding sequence TTGGAAAACGAGGAAGAAAACCTTAATGTCTGGCACGTTCCTGGCGATGAATCGTCGGGAAAGTTCGGGAGTGTCGGCATTGAGCTCAAGAAGGGGCCGAGAGCCTATAAAGCGGCTTACCTGGCACGCTACGGAGACTCAGTCACGGGGGAAGTGAAAAAGCAGGAGCTACGGTTTCGCACGTATAGCTCATCACCTTGGGGGCAGGGGTACGACTTTGATGACGCCTCAAGCTCCTGGTACTGTGAGAATGGAGAAATTCTTCGTCTCACCGCGTTTCTCAATGAACACTTCACCGAGCCTGGCAGCTACCGGGTTATCAAAGATGGCTCCGTCACCGGAAGTATTCTCTCAATCCTAGAAGCAACGGGAATCGACGCGGCAGAACTTGGACGCGCCCTTGCCGAGCGCGGCGACGTTAGTGCCGTAATTTCTGGGCTTGCTTCAACCCCTGCGGGCTTAGCGGCCACAGAAGCAGCCGTCATCGCCCAGCGTCGACAAGTGGTCGCCCATCTTAAGCGACTCGCCGAAACGCCCGGAACCAATGAGACGCAGATGCAGTCTTCCATCGGCGGCAACTACTGGCTCTTCGGCGGAAAATACACAGGCATGGCCAACCGCCGGGACATGACTTACCTCGATCAGCACGACATCCCGCTCATCTGCTCAGACGGCTCCCTGCACATCGTAGAGCTCAAGGGCCCAAATATTCCGCGACTCGTTAAGCGACACCGCAATCATTGGATCGTCGGTAACGACGTACACGAAGCGGTCGGCCAAGCTCAGAACTATCTTCGGGCGCTCGATGAGCAAGGGCTTAACCTCCAAGCTACATACGAGAACGAGCTGGGCGTAAGGTACGACATGAGGCGGGCAAAAGCGACGGTCTTGATTGGTCACCCTGACCACGTGAATGCTCCGCTGGCGACAAGAAGGAGCATTGACCAAGCGATCCGCACTTATAACTCTCACCTAACACGGGTCGAGGTACTTACGTACGCGGATCTCCTAGAGAGTGCTGAGCGAGCTCTCACCTTCGAAGAGGGGATCGCTGAGGATCGCCTCTCCGTAGAAGACTCCGGCTTGGCCGAAGAATCTGATGTATTCGATTTCGACGAGTCCCCGCCCTTCTAG